A single Prevotella sp. E15-22 DNA region contains:
- the fmt gene encoding methionyl-tRNA formyltransferase: MKKEDLRIIFMGTPEFAVETLKALVDNNYNVVAVVTQPDKPVGRHQNELQPSEVKKFALSHNLPVLQPVKMKDLEFVEELRSYHANLQVVVAFRMLPEVVWSMPEYGTFNVHAALLPQYRGAAPINWAVINGETETGVTTFFLDHDIDTGCIIMKKHFPIPDDANVEYVYDGLMHLGAEICLETLDAIVAADGKPESIPQEEIDNLKPAPKIFKETCQIDWHQSAKKTYDFVRGLSPYPGAWTTLRDAEGHDTVLKIFSTTKTTDEVDNSRVGALRADRKHLFVACEDCWLRIDELQLAGKKRMDAQAFLNGMKEIEKYSAI; this comes from the coding sequence ATGAAGAAAGAAGATCTTAGAATAATTTTCATGGGCACGCCAGAGTTTGCGGTGGAGACCCTAAAAGCTCTTGTTGATAATAATTATAATGTGGTGGCAGTGGTTACTCAGCCGGATAAACCTGTGGGGCGTCATCAAAACGAACTTCAGCCCTCGGAGGTGAAAAAGTTTGCGTTATCTCACAACTTACCAGTGTTACAACCGGTAAAGATGAAAGACCTGGAGTTCGTTGAGGAACTTCGCTCATATCATGCGAACCTTCAGGTGGTGGTGGCCTTCCGCATGTTGCCAGAGGTGGTGTGGTCTATGCCTGAGTATGGCACCTTCAACGTGCATGCGGCACTCTTGCCTCAGTATCGTGGTGCGGCTCCAATCAACTGGGCGGTTATCAATGGCGAAACGGAGACGGGCGTGACAACGTTCTTCCTGGACCACGATATCGATACAGGTTGCATCATTATGAAGAAACACTTCCCAATTCCTGATGATGCTAATGTGGAGTATGTGTACGACGGCTTGATGCACTTAGGAGCGGAAATCTGTTTAGAGACGCTGGATGCCATCGTTGCTGCTGATGGAAAACCGGAGAGCATACCGCAAGAGGAGATCGATAATTTGAAGCCTGCTCCTAAGATATTTAAGGAGACTTGTCAGATAGACTGGCATCAGTCGGCCAAAAAGACATACGACTTTGTGCGAGGTTTATCGCCTTATCCTGGGGCATGGACAACACTACGCGATGCGGAAGGGCATGATACGGTGCTCAAGATTTTCAGTACGACAAAGACTACCGACGAGGTTGATAACAGCAGGGTGGGGGCACTCCGTGCAGACCGCAAGCATCTTTTTGTTGCATGTGAAGACTGTTGGCTTCGAATAGATGAGCTTCAGTTAGCAGGCAAAAAGCGTATGGATGCACAGGCTTTCCTTAATGGAATGAAAGAAATAGAAAAATATTCTGCTATCTGA
- a CDS encoding RNA polymerase sigma factor — protein sequence MKKFEGVTDEALALLYVQGNNRAFDELLNRSQTKLFTYIMFVVHDHDVADDIFQETFVKAITKLQQGQYTDSGKFQFWLTRIAHNCIMDWYRTQQANHIVEVNKDNDLQNLKSASVMDICRETEMVNEQILRDIKKMVDVLPATQREVVYMRYYQQLSFKEIAELTGVSINTSLGRMRYALINLRRMAKENQIELALCG from the coding sequence ATGAAGAAATTTGAAGGAGTGACCGACGAAGCGTTGGCTCTGCTCTACGTTCAAGGCAACAATCGTGCGTTCGATGAGTTATTGAATCGCAGTCAGACCAAGTTGTTTACCTACATCATGTTCGTGGTTCACGATCATGACGTTGCTGACGACATTTTCCAGGAAACGTTTGTCAAAGCCATCACCAAGTTGCAACAGGGACAGTACACCGACTCTGGCAAGTTTCAGTTTTGGTTAACGCGTATTGCGCATAATTGTATTATGGATTGGTATCGCACCCAACAAGCCAACCATATCGTTGAAGTCAACAAGGACAACGACCTACAAAACCTGAAGAGCGCCTCAGTAATGGACATCTGTCGCGAAACAGAGATGGTCAATGAGCAAATACTTCGCGATATCAAGAAGATGGTCGACGTATTGCCAGCCACCCAGCGCGAGGTGGTGTATATGCGCTATTATCAGCAACTATCGTTCAAGGAGATTGCAGAACTCACCGGTGTCAGCATCAACACATCACTGGGACGCATGCGCTACGCTCTCATCAATTTGCGTCGCATGGCCAAGGAGAATCAGATTGAGTTGGCCCTTTGCGGATAA
- a CDS encoding chloride channel protein, translating to MTESVTDSTSASYSTFILRIYQWREKHISERMFVLILAFLVGFFAAVAAFVLHWFINQIVALLTSSFDAGSSNWLYLVYPVVGIYLTSLFVRYIVKDNISHGITRILYAISQNRSRLRSHNTWSSVIASAITIGFGGSVGAEAPIVLTGSAIGSNLGKLFKMDSKTLMLLVGCGAAGAIAGVFKAPIAGLVFTIEVLMIDLTMASLMPILVSCVTATCFTYIFSGDAALFTFHLDNAWTVERVPGCIGLGVFCGLVSLYFIRTMGFCEDIFARFKEKPYVKLLIGGTMLSLLIYLFPSLYGEGYGAINLLLNGASDSDWGRVMNNSLFAGHTDMLLVYIALVLLTKVFATSATNGGGGCGGTFAPSLFIGCFSGFFFSRIWNMYEVGTFLPEKNFALMGMAGVMSGVMHAPLTGIFLIAELTGGYDLFLPLMIVSICSYLTIILFEPHSIYSSRLAKQGKLITHHTDHAVLTLMQMDSVIDRDYLTAEPDTELADIVRKISQSRSRVIPVVDGAGNLLGEIDIAKIRNIVFRTELYHHFRAGQLMQEPKAVLSDNIPMAEVMKTFENTQASWLPVLDQENHLKGYISRRRVYTQYRKMVADLSED from the coding sequence AAGCATATCAGCGAACGTATGTTTGTGCTGATATTGGCTTTTCTTGTGGGTTTTTTTGCTGCAGTAGCAGCCTTTGTGCTTCATTGGTTTATTAACCAAATAGTTGCTTTGCTCACTAGTTCTTTTGATGCGGGAAGCAGTAACTGGCTCTATCTTGTCTATCCTGTGGTTGGTATTTACCTAACCTCGCTTTTTGTACGCTATATCGTGAAGGATAATATCTCGCACGGTATCACGCGTATCCTCTATGCCATAAGTCAGAATCGTTCGCGTTTGCGTTCGCACAATACTTGGTCGAGTGTTATCGCATCTGCCATCACCATCGGCTTCGGTGGCTCTGTAGGTGCAGAGGCGCCTATTGTACTTACTGGTTCGGCAATTGGTTCGAACCTAGGAAAGTTGTTCAAGATGGACAGTAAGACGCTGATGCTATTGGTGGGTTGTGGCGCTGCAGGTGCTATTGCTGGTGTATTTAAGGCACCTATTGCAGGTCTTGTCTTCACAATTGAAGTGTTGATGATCGACCTGACAATGGCATCGCTGATGCCTATTTTGGTGAGTTGCGTCACAGCCACATGTTTTACGTATATTTTTAGTGGTGATGCCGCCCTGTTTACATTCCATTTGGATAATGCGTGGACGGTGGAGCGTGTACCAGGGTGTATCGGTTTGGGCGTGTTTTGCGGATTAGTTAGCTTGTATTTTATCCGTACAATGGGCTTCTGTGAGGATATCTTTGCTCGCTTCAAGGAAAAGCCGTATGTAAAACTGCTGATTGGTGGCACTATGCTTAGTCTGCTGATATATCTATTTCCATCGCTCTATGGTGAGGGTTATGGCGCTATTAACTTGTTGCTGAATGGTGCGTCTGATTCAGACTGGGGACGTGTGATGAATAATTCGCTTTTTGCCGGGCATACGGATATGCTACTCGTATATATCGCTTTGGTTTTGCTGACCAAGGTCTTTGCCACATCGGCCACGAATGGTGGTGGCGGTTGTGGTGGTACGTTCGCACCTTCGCTGTTCATAGGTTGCTTTAGTGGTTTTTTCTTCTCACGTATATGGAATATGTATGAGGTGGGTACGTTCTTACCCGAGAAAAACTTTGCATTGATGGGTATGGCGGGCGTGATGTCGGGCGTGATGCATGCACCACTTACTGGAATCTTCCTCATTGCAGAGTTGACCGGTGGCTATGATCTTTTTCTGCCTCTGATGATTGTGAGCATATGTTCATATCTTACGATTATCCTCTTTGAACCGCATAGTATCTACAGTTCTCGATTGGCTAAGCAGGGTAAACTGATTACGCACCATACAGACCATGCGGTGCTGACGCTGATGCAGATGGATAGTGTGATTGATCGCGATTACCTGACGGCAGAGCCCGATACGGAATTGGCTGACATTGTGAGGAAAATCAGTCAGTCGCGCAGTCGTGTGATTCCGGTGGTGGATGGTGCTGGCAACTTATTGGGAGAGATTGATATCGCTAAGATTAGAAATATAGTGTTCCGTACAGAACTCTATCATCATTTCAGGGCAGGACAACTGATGCAGGAACCGAAGGCTGTTCTGAGCGATAATATTCCGATGGCTGAGGTGATGAAGACATTTGAGAATACGCAGGCTTCGTGGCTGCCGGTGCTCGATCAGGAGAATCACCTGAAAGGCTATATCTCGCGCCGACGTGTTTATACACAATACCGCAAGATGGTGGCTGACCTTAGTGAGGACTGA
- the rpe gene encoding ribulose-phosphate 3-epimerase codes for MTIVSPSLLAADFLHLDRDIDMINRSEADWLHLDVMDGVFVPNISFGFPVLEAVASKCQKPLDVHFMIVHPEQYILQTARLGAMMMNVHAEACTHLHRTVQEIHQAGMKAGVTLNPSTPVSVLQDIICDVDMVLLMSVNPGFGGQKFIENTIQKVKRLRQLIIESGSKALIEVDGGVQGSTAPRLVEAGCDVLVSGSYVFKAPDPEKVIKELKAL; via the coding sequence ATGACGATTGTTTCACCTTCTCTTTTAGCGGCCGACTTTTTACATCTGGACCGCGATATTGATATGATTAATCGTTCAGAGGCCGATTGGTTGCATCTGGATGTGATGGACGGAGTATTTGTACCTAACATCTCATTTGGTTTTCCTGTGCTCGAGGCTGTAGCCAGCAAATGCCAGAAACCACTTGATGTTCATTTCATGATTGTACACCCTGAGCAGTATATTCTGCAAACGGCTCGACTTGGCGCTATGATGATGAATGTGCATGCAGAGGCTTGTACGCATTTGCATCGTACCGTGCAGGAGATTCATCAAGCTGGCATGAAGGCAGGTGTTACACTGAATCCATCCACTCCAGTTAGTGTGCTTCAAGATATCATTTGCGATGTGGATATGGTACTTTTGATGAGTGTAAACCCCGGCTTTGGAGGTCAAAAGTTTATTGAAAATACTATCCAAAAGGTGAAGCGTTTGCGCCAACTTATTATTGAGAGCGGCTCAAAAGCACTTATCGAAGTTGATGGCGGTGTGCAGGGCTCGACGGCTCCGCGGTTGGTAGAGGCAGGCTGTGACGTTCTGGTGAGTGGCAGTTACGTGTTCAAGGCGCCAGATCCGGAGAAAGTTATTAAAGAATTAAAAGCTCTGTAA